Proteins from a genomic interval of Amycolatopsis sp. cg13:
- the mshB gene encoding N-acetyl-1-D-myo-inositol-2-amino-2-deoxy-alpha-D-glucopyranoside deacetylase, which translates to MKRKLLLVHAHPDDESIATGGVIARYAAEGVEVCVVTCTLGEEGEIVPPRLARLVAAEADQLGGYRSGEMAAAAAALGLARHEYLGGIGRWRDSGMAGTPAAEHPRAFTGGSAVEQTTQLRELIDDFAPQVVVTYDSFGGYGHPDHIRAHEITMAAAPDAPSVERVFHVVQSEAALTVGLAELRADGTSPFRVAADGELPSTPDGKITTVVDISAHRQAKLAALRAHETQLTVVDGPVAHFALTNSIAQPIPSAEYFVLAHGDSHGAETDLFGGW; encoded by the coding sequence GTGAAGCGGAAGCTGCTGCTGGTCCACGCGCACCCGGACGACGAAAGCATCGCCACCGGCGGGGTCATCGCGCGTTATGCGGCCGAGGGCGTCGAGGTGTGCGTCGTGACCTGCACGCTCGGCGAAGAGGGCGAAATCGTCCCGCCGCGGCTCGCGCGGCTCGTCGCGGCGGAGGCCGACCAGCTCGGCGGATACCGGTCCGGGGAGATGGCCGCCGCGGCCGCCGCACTCGGCCTCGCCCGGCACGAGTACCTCGGCGGCATCGGCCGGTGGCGCGATTCGGGCATGGCGGGCACGCCTGCCGCCGAGCATCCGCGGGCGTTCACCGGCGGTTCGGCGGTGGAGCAGACCACTCAGCTGCGCGAACTCATCGACGACTTCGCCCCGCAGGTGGTCGTCACCTATGACTCCTTCGGCGGCTACGGCCATCCCGACCACATCCGCGCGCACGAGATCACCATGGCGGCGGCTCCGGACGCCCCGTCGGTCGAGCGGGTCTTCCACGTGGTCCAGTCCGAGGCCGCGCTCACCGTCGGCCTGGCCGAACTGCGCGCCGACGGGACATCACCGTTCCGGGTGGCCGCCGACGGCGAGCTTCCGTCCACTCCGGACGGCAAGATCACCACCGTGGTCGACATCTCCGCGCACCGGCAGGCGAAGCTGGCGGCACTGCGCGCGCACGAAACCCAGCTGACCGTGGTCGACGGTCCGGTCGCGCACTTCGCGCTCACCAACAGCATCGCGCAGCCGATCCCGTCCGCCGAATACTTCGTGCTCGCCCACGGTGACTCCCACGGTGCCGAGACCGATCTGTTCGGCGGGTGGTGA
- a CDS encoding site-2 protease family protein — protein sequence MRPSPIFLGILAVAVAGGFLAAYGDSTTLLGSRDPMFIAGVVLLVAGGWMTSLTLHEFGHAFVAFRGGDHEIAHKGYLSLDVRRYADPVLSFVLPLIFLLIGGIPLPGGAVWINRGALRNRATASWTSLAGPLSNLACGAALCLATMLIPMAAGLFYAMSYLALLQMMTFLINILPVPGLDGWGALEPYLSPQARAFGARVRPWAPLVLFALFFLFRPVSDLLWTIAGHIYAPLGGNASAAFIGQSAFLFWR from the coding sequence GTGCGTCCGAGCCCGATCTTCCTCGGCATCCTCGCCGTCGCCGTCGCCGGTGGTTTCCTGGCTGCATACGGTGATTCCACGACTCTTCTCGGTTCCCGCGACCCGATGTTCATCGCGGGCGTCGTGCTCCTCGTCGCGGGCGGCTGGATGACGTCGCTGACGCTCCACGAGTTCGGGCACGCCTTCGTCGCCTTCCGCGGCGGTGATCACGAGATCGCTCACAAGGGGTACCTCTCGCTGGACGTCCGGCGCTACGCCGACCCCGTCCTGTCCTTCGTGCTGCCGCTGATCTTCTTGCTGATCGGCGGCATCCCGCTGCCCGGCGGCGCGGTGTGGATCAACCGCGGCGCGCTGCGCAACCGCGCGACCGCGTCGTGGACCTCGCTGGCCGGCCCGCTCAGCAACCTCGCCTGCGGAGCCGCGCTGTGCCTGGCGACGATGCTGATCCCGATGGCGGCGGGCCTCTTCTACGCGATGTCGTACCTCGCGCTGCTGCAGATGATGACGTTCCTGATCAACATTCTCCCGGTGCCGGGCCTGGACGGCTGGGGCGCGCTCGAGCCGTACCTCTCGCCGCAGGCGCGGGCGTTCGGCGCGCGGGTGCGGCCGTGGGCGCCGCTGGTGCTGTTCGCGCTGTTCTTCCTTTTCCGGCCGGTGTCGGATCTGCTCTGGACGATCGCCGGGCACATCTACGCACCGCTCGGCGGCAACGCGTCCGCGGCCTTCATCGGGCAGAGCGCGTTCCTGTTCTGGCGGTAA
- a CDS encoding WhiB family transcriptional regulator, protein MRLEADNREWGHVVGWGENPEQQLGDLTDLFDVPEEQDWQERALCAQTDPEAFFPEKGGSTREAKRICLGCEVKDDCLEYALAHDERFGIWGGLSERERRKLKKRAV, encoded by the coding sequence GTGCGGTTGGAAGCGGACAACAGGGAATGGGGGCACGTCGTGGGTTGGGGAGAGAACCCGGAGCAGCAGCTCGGGGATCTGACCGACCTTTTCGACGTCCCCGAGGAGCAGGACTGGCAGGAGCGCGCCCTGTGCGCGCAGACCGACCCGGAGGCGTTCTTCCCCGAGAAGGGCGGCTCGACCCGCGAGGCCAAGCGGATTTGCCTTGGCTGCGAGGTCAAGGACGACTGTCTCGAGTATGCGCTGGCGCACGACGAGCGCTTCGGCATCTGGGGCGGACTGTCCGAACGGGAACGTCGCAAGCTGAAGAAACGGGCTGTCTAA